A stretch of the Candidatus Binatia bacterium genome encodes the following:
- the groES gene encoding co-chaperone GroES, with translation MKIRPLQDRVIVKRIAEEEKTKGGIIIPDSAKEKPQEGKIIAVGKGKMNDDGKLIPPQVKVGDRILFGKYSGSEIKLNGEEHLIMREEDILGVIEG, from the coding sequence ATGAAGATTCGGCCATTGCAAGACCGGGTCATCGTGAAACGGATCGCCGAAGAGGAAAAGACCAAAGGTGGTATTATTATCCCTGACTCCGCAAAAGAAAAGCCGCAGGAAGGGAAGATCATCGCCGTTGGCAAAGGCAAGATGAACGATGACGGGAAGCTTATTCCCCCACAGGTGAAGGTCGGCGACCGGATCTTGTTCGGTAAATATTCGGGAAGTGAAATCAAACTCAACGGCGAAGAGCACCTGATCATGCGCGAGGAAGACATCCTCGGTGTGATCGAGGGCTGA